TTGCTTCTCTGTACGTTCTTTGCCATCAATGAAAGAATGATTATCACCAGCCTCTCTCAGGCTTTTGATGATATAATTTAAAGCGGTATCTGTATCATCAACTGTTTTCATTCCTTTTGAGAGATAATTCAGATTGGTATCAATATTCTTCCAATCTAATTTATCTGAAAAAATAGAATTCTTTTTCACAATATCTTTAAACTCCTGAATGTATTTTGCAGAAGCTTTTGAAGGCTCCTCTTTTGAAAACGCAATTTTATTGAGCTCAAAATGATCAAACCAAACTGTTCCGTTCCCTGTAAATACCCCACCAAGAAGCAGGCTTTTTACATTTTTATCAACAGTGAAAATCAAAGAATATTTTGTCCAGTCTTTGTTCACAGCAATGGACTTTCGCTGTGATTCTGAGTTTCCGAAGTCAATCATTTTACCATTTTCATCTTTTACCTGAGTCCATAGATTGATTGTTCCATTAGTATTCTCAGATTTTACATAAGCACTGATTTCTATTTTCTCTAATTGCTGAATGTCTAGAGGAACTTTTTGGGAAAAAGATTGAAAGTTTTTGGTATCATCAGACTTTCCTATAAGCTGCATCGAGGCTTTTCCTCCGAAGTATTGAGTGTAATCTATTTTTCCTTCGTATGAATCTGTTTTTTTAATATTCCAGTGATTGGGTAAGCCATCTGTCATGTTTTCAAAACCAGCATTTTGTATTTGAGCTTCCACTGAGCAGAACAGAAATGCTGCTATAATAGTGTAGGTCAATTTTTTCATAGTTATTAATTTTGGCTAAAATAAAGAACTTGTCAACAAATTTACACTCTGTTAACAAATTTTAGTAATGGTTTAGAAGGATTAACAAATTTTAGACTTATAATGATTGTTCAGAAAGGTATTTTAAAACAAAATCATTTAAGATTTTTTTCTCTTCATCACTGCCTTTATTGTCCATATGACCATGGTTAATGGAGGTTGTTTGTACTGTCATAGAATACTTTTTTTGCTCTGTTTCGCTTGGTAGTACTCCTTCATCAGCAGGATAATCGTTAGAACGTAAAGTATAAATTTTAGGAATTGAAGTTCTCGGCAGGAACATTCTCCGGTTATCCATTGTAATCAGTTTATACACCAGATTAGGGTGCTGATTACTGAATAACGCCGCCATATCACCGCCATTGGAATGTCCTATTAATGTCAGATGTTTATAATCCAGTTCCGGTTTTGTCTTTTTAAGTTCATTAATTACAAACAGAATGTTATCCGAACCATTTTGCCAGAAAGGCCTTCTTACCAACTGTAAATTTCCTTCTGTTGGTAAAGGGCTGTCTGTCGTCAGCTCATGTTGAATACTTACCGTAAAATAACCTTTTGAAGCCAGTTTTTCCGTTAAATAAGAATACACAAAATAATCTCCGCCTTTATTGAAACCATACCCATGATTGAAGATGACAATCTGCTGGCCGGGAATCTTTTTATCAGTTTTTGGATAATAAAAGGCAACAGGAATCTTACGGTTTCTGCTTTGGTTAAACATAGTTAACGTATCCAGTTTTACTTCATAATCATGACTTTGATTATTTCTATTTTGTACAGCACAACTGGTTATAAAAAGAAGAATAGCAAAAAGAATAGAAAAGGAGTACTTCATGGATTGTTTTATTTAACAGAATAAAAGAATGATCTTAGTTCATCTGCAAATATATGAGGTAATTCCAGTGCAGCAAAATGACCTCCTTCACTCATCTTTTTAAAGCTGGTCACATTCACGAAACGTTCTGCCCATTCTTTGGGAAACTGAGCTTCACGGGGAAATACAAGCACTCCGGCCGGAACATTGCTTTTTTGATGAACGTGAGTTCCGCTCCATAAAGCAGCAGCGTCTTCTTTGTACATTCTGGCAGAAGATCCTATTGTTTGGGTTACCCAGTAAATCATAATATTGGTGAGGATTTCATCTTTTCCTCCAAAAGCAGTTTCTATTAATTCCGGTGGCGATCCGGCGTTGATAAAGCTTATAATCCAGCCTGCAAGTCCGATAGGAGAGTCGTTCAGTCCATAAGCAAGAGACTGAGGTTTGGTAGACTGTACCATTGCATAAGCTCCTTCACTGTACCACCATCGCTGTACAAACTGAGCGAATGCCTGCTCATCTTCTCTCATTGTTGCTGGATCTTCCTGACCAGTAGGATATCCTACATCTGTAAGATGAACGGCTTCCAGTACTTCAGGATACTTTGAAGTTAATGATTTTACAACGCTCATACCAATATCTCCTCCGGCAGCACAAAATTTTCCATATCCAAGTACTTCGGTCATCAGTTTTTTCCAAAGATCAGCGACTCTTTCACTGCTGACCGCTGTTTTGTCAGAAAAGCCAAATCCAGGAATAGAAGGGATAATCAGATCAAAACTCTGTTCACCTTCTGTTAGCAAAGGGATAATTTTATGAAAACGGTAATAGCTGTCTGGCCAGCCATGAGTAAGGATCAGCGGTTTTGGATTTGAGCCTTTTCCTCTAATGTATTGAAAATGAATCAAAACTCCGTTTATGCGGGTTGTATACTGAGGATGTTGATTCAGCTGGTGCTCATGCATTCTCCAGTCGTAATCGTTGATCCAATACTGGGTAAGTTCTTTCAGATAAGTTTCGCTTGTGCCGTAGTTCCATCCGGAATTTTCGGACTCTCCGGGCCAGCGGGCATTTTGCAGACGGTTTTTCAGATCGGTTATAACCGATTCGGGAATGTTTACTGTAAATGGTTCCATATTACTATTTTATTTTGGTGTAAGTGTATTTTTCGGAATATATTGATAGTAAGAATGTTATCAAAGTTAAAAACTTTCTCTTTTAATAAATGTTGTCAAAATCATAAATTTTTTGATTTTTTAATGATGAAAAATAGGTAACTTTAATCCATTAAAATCTCGTAATACATATTACTATTATTCAGGTATATTTTTAACCTGAAAATCTTAGGTTCAATTTCTGAGCCCAATACATTTATTATATCATATCTAAAAAGCAAAGGCAATATGTCAATTGTAGTATCAACGGTCATTAGCGGTTAATCTGCCGTTGATTATTGATATTTAATATTAAAAAAATCATTATGAATACTTATAAAATTGCCGTTATCGGCGGAACAGGAAAATCCGGACAGTATCTGATACAAAACCTTTTGAAAAAAGGATACTCCCTTAAACTTTTAATAAGACATCCTGAAAATTTTACTATTCAAAATTCCTTAATTGAAGTGGTAAAAGGAGATGTAAGAGATGAAACAGCTGTCCGTTCATTGATTGAAGGAACTGGTGTTGTAATGAGCACTTTGGGGCAGCCAAAAGGAGAGAAATCTATATTCAGTGATGCTGCGGAAAATATTATCCGGGCGATGAATCATTATGGAGTCAGCCGGTATATTGTAACTACTGGTTTGAGTGTAAATACATCAGCAGATCATAAAAATGAAAGGGTAAAAATGGCTACAGACTGGATGTATCAGAACTATCCTGAGACAACAGCTGACAAACAAAAAGAGTATGAACTTCTTTTTGAAAGCCACCTCAACTGGACTTTAGTAAGATTACCACTAATTCATCTTACAGAAGAAAATTTCCCAAAGGAAACAAGCCTTACAGACTGTAAAGGTGAAGGTATCAGTGCTGCAGATCTGGCGGAATTTTTAGCTTCTCAGATCGAGGATTCTGAATATATAAGGAAGAGTCCGTTTTTGTATAATCTGAAAGAGTAAAGAATATGTAAAGAAGAGGCTGCCACAATATTGTGACAGCTTCTTTTAATTAGTATAAAGATCTTTATTGTTTATGTCCATACATCAGGATGCGTTTAAATGCATAGATGGCCGGGTATTTTGTAAACCTTTGTGCTATGCGTGATTTAAATTCAGTAATGAAACCTTCTTTTTGATCTCCTTCCAAACGTTCCAGATAGGGCAATAGTGCAGTTCCTGAAATGAATGCATATAAGGCCTCGTGATCATCGGCAATGATAGGATATACCTTCTGAAATATTTCTATATCCTGAATTCCGTTATCAAATAGTATCTGTGCATAATCATCCATTGAAAGTACTGGCGAATCACGGTTGAAATGATTTAACTGTGATACATAAGGCTCTTCATCTGCCATTTCCGTTAGAATCTGATTCAGGATATTTTCTTTCTGAACGGGCATCTGAATAGCTAACTGACCTCCGGGGGATAGCAGTCCAATGATTTTAGGAAATAAAGCTTCGTGATCATCAGCCCATTGTAAAGCGGCGTTACTAAAGACAAGATCCCATTTCTGATCAGACTTGGCTGTTTCTTCAATGGTCTGAAGTTTAAAATGTAGATTTTCATTTTCATACTTCTTCGATTCTTCAAGCATTTCTGCTGATGAATCAATTCCTAAAAATGTAGAACCTGTTAGTTTTTCTGTTAAGATAGAAGTTTGTTCTCCGGTACCGCAGCCTAAGTCAATAGCTTTTATATTGCTTTCAGGCTTGATTAATGCTGCTAAATCGTAAAAGGGTTTGTAGCGTACATCTTTGTATTGGTCGTATAGTTCGGGATTCCAGGGCATAAAAATAATTTTGAAAATGATACTATAAAGGTAAAGAATCTATCTCAAAAATAAGTGCCGAAAATGTTACCAGCCATTATTTTAAATCCATATAAAAAAAGCGACCGTCAGAAACAGTCGCTTTTAATTTATTGTTCAAGTTTTTCCTTGATGTATTTTGCTGTGTGAGATTTTTTATTTTTTGTCAGATCTTCAGGTGTTCCTGCAAATACAACTTCTCCGCCATGTTTTCCTGCTTCCGGACCGATATCAATAATGTAATCGGCACTTTTGATGATATCAGGCTGGTGCTCAATAACAATCACCGAATGTCCAAGATCAATCAATGCCTGCAGTGATTTCAATAGCTTCTGAATATCATGGAAGTGAAGTCCTGTGGAAGGTTCATCAAAGATAAATAAGGTTTTATCCGTTGTTACCCCTTTTACAAGAAATGAAGCCAGTTTCACACGCTGTGCCTCACCACCGGAAAGCGTAGAAGAGCTTTGTCCAAGCTGCAGATATCCTAAACCAACTTCCTGAAGAGGTCTCAGTTTCGTTACAATCTTCTCTTCATTATTGTCTTTAAAGAATTCCAGGGCTTCATTTACGGTCATATGAAGGATATCCGAAATGTTTTTCTCGTCAAATTTTACTTCAAGGATCTCATTTTTGAATCGTGTTCCTTTACAAACCTCGCATTCAAGCTCAATGTCAGCCATAAACTGCATAGAAACATTGATAACTCCTTCTCCTTTACATTCATCACATCTTCCGCCATCTACGTTAAAAGAGAAATGTTTAGGTTTATACCCCATCATTTTCGCTACTTTCTGCTTGGCAAAAAGATCACGGATGTCGTCATAAGCTTTCAAATAGGTTACCGGGTTTGAACGGGATGATTTTCCAATCGGGTTCTGATCAATAAGTTCAATATTTTTGATCAGTTTTTTTGGGAATTCTACAGAATCATAGTCTCCTTTTTTACCACCCATTCCAAGTTGAATCTGAATGTCATTCGTAAGGATTTCTTTCATCAAAGTAGATTTTCCGCTTCCTGAAACTCCGGAAATTACAACCAGGCTTTCCAACGGAACATCTACATCTATATTTTTAAGGTTATTCTGACGGGCTCCTTTAATGTGAATCCATTCTTTTCCTTTTCTTCGTTTCTTCGGAACCTCAATTTCCAGCCTTCCGGTAAGGTATTCTGAAGTAAGAGTGTTTGCTTTTTTCAGATCTTTATAATCTCCGGCAAATACCAGTTCGCCACCAAGGTAACCTGCTTCAGGGCCAATATCAATAATATAATCAGCGGCTCTCATTACATCTTCATCGTGTTCTACTACAATTACGGTATTTCCAAGGTCTCGAAGATTTTTCAATACTTCAATCAGATTTTCCGTGTCTTTAGAGTGAAGACCAATAGAAGGTTCATCCAGAATATAAATAGAACCTACCAAAGAACTTCCTAAACTGGTTGCTAAGTTGATTCTTTGACTTTCTCCTCCTGAAAGGGTATTGGAAGTCCTGTTTAATGTTAAATATCCTAATCCTACCTTTAATAAAAATTCAAGACGGGTAGTGATTTCATAGATCAGTCTTTTAGCAACCTCTTTGTCATGATCAGAAAGCTTTAGTCCATTGATTACCGGAGCCAGTTCATCCAAAGGAAGTTCAATCATCGACTGGAT
The window above is part of the Chryseobacterium sp. MA9 genome. Proteins encoded here:
- a CDS encoding S41 family peptidase translates to MKKLTYTIIAAFLFCSVEAQIQNAGFENMTDGLPNHWNIKKTDSYEGKIDYTQYFGGKASMQLIGKSDDTKNFQSFSQKVPLDIQQLEKIEISAYVKSENTNGTINLWTQVKDENGKMIDFGNSESQRKSIAVNKDWTKYSLIFTVDKNVKSLLLGGVFTGNGTVWFDHFELNKIAFSKEEPSKASAKYIQEFKDIVKKNSIFSDKLDWKNIDTNLNYLSKGMKTVDDTDTALNYIIKSLREAGDNHSFIDGKERTEKQKIANTNDARPDSRLIDQNIGYVSVPGFASLNTEVGDAFALQIHNMIKKLDSENTIKGWIVDLRTNTGGNMYPMISGLGSLIGEGTLGYFVYNGKKSPWIYKNRKFGPHKIEEPYELKSGQSKIAVLIGPSTASSGEATTIAFIGKNNVKLIGQPSAGYTSANRPYPLSDGKSLALATSYEMDRNEKVYYGKIDPDIPVEPKEGQDMDIEAAKTWILN
- the uvrA gene encoding excinuclease ABC subunit UvrA, which translates into the protein MANTTEIDIKKQIFVKNAHLNNLKHIDVLIPKNKLIVITGVSGSGKSSLAFDTIYAEGQRRYVESLSSYARQFLGKLEKPKVDDIKGLAPSIAIQQKVISSNPRSTVGTSTEIYDYMKLLFARIGKTFSPVSGEEVKKDSVSDVVDFIKASKKDTSFLLTAPLEYDADNFKETLNILKLAGFTRLEINGNLAGIEDLESFGFTPEKGMTINLVIDRFSYEEDESFLQRLADSIQMAFYEGRGYCSLKNTDTEKVKEFSNKFELDGMEFLEPNVHFFSFNNPYGACPACEGYGKVIGIDEDLVVPNKTLSIYEDAVVSWRGETMSEWKKDFIKKAGDFPIHKPYHQLTKEQKNFLWKGDGKSSFPSINNFFKMLEENLYKIQYRVMLSRYRGKTLCPTCEGLRLREETSWVKVDGHNIQSMIELPLDELAPVINGLKLSDHDKEVAKRLIYEITTRLEFLLKVGLGYLTLNRTSNTLSGGESQRINLATSLGSSLVGSIYILDEPSIGLHSKDTENLIEVLKNLRDLGNTVIVVEHDEDVMRAADYIIDIGPEAGYLGGELVFAGDYKDLKKANTLTSEYLTGRLEIEVPKKRRKGKEWIHIKGARQNNLKNIDVDVPLESLVVISGVSGSGKSTLMKEILTNDIQIQLGMGGKKGDYDSVEFPKKLIKNIELIDQNPIGKSSRSNPVTYLKAYDDIRDLFAKQKVAKMMGYKPKHFSFNVDGGRCDECKGEGVINVSMQFMADIELECEVCKGTRFKNEILEVKFDEKNISDILHMTVNEALEFFKDNNEEKIVTKLRPLQEVGLGYLQLGQSSSTLSGGEAQRVKLASFLVKGVTTDKTLFIFDEPSTGLHFHDIQKLLKSLQALIDLGHSVIVIEHQPDIIKSADYIIDIGPEAGKHGGEVVFAGTPEDLTKNKKSHTAKYIKEKLEQ
- a CDS encoding epoxide hydrolase family protein, whose product is MEPFTVNIPESVITDLKNRLQNARWPGESENSGWNYGTSETYLKELTQYWINDYDWRMHEHQLNQHPQYTTRINGVLIHFQYIRGKGSNPKPLILTHGWPDSYYRFHKIIPLLTEGEQSFDLIIPSIPGFGFSDKTAVSSERVADLWKKLMTEVLGYGKFCAAGGDIGMSVVKSLTSKYPEVLEAVHLTDVGYPTGQEDPATMREDEQAFAQFVQRWWYSEGAYAMVQSTKPQSLAYGLNDSPIGLAGWIISFINAGSPPELIETAFGGKDEILTNIMIYWVTQTIGSSARMYKEDAAALWSGTHVHQKSNVPAGVLVFPREAQFPKEWAERFVNVTSFKKMSEGGHFAALELPHIFADELRSFFYSVK
- a CDS encoding NAD(P)-dependent oxidoreductase — encoded protein: MNTYKIAVIGGTGKSGQYLIQNLLKKGYSLKLLIRHPENFTIQNSLIEVVKGDVRDETAVRSLIEGTGVVMSTLGQPKGEKSIFSDAAENIIRAMNHYGVSRYIVTTGLSVNTSADHKNERVKMATDWMYQNYPETTADKQKEYELLFESHLNWTLVRLPLIHLTEENFPKETSLTDCKGEGISAADLAEFLASQIEDSEYIRKSPFLYNLKE
- a CDS encoding alpha/beta fold hydrolase, with the translated sequence MKYSFSILFAILLFITSCAVQNRNNQSHDYEVKLDTLTMFNQSRNRKIPVAFYYPKTDKKIPGQQIVIFNHGYGFNKGGDYFVYSYLTEKLASKGYFTVSIQHELTTDSPLPTEGNLQLVRRPFWQNGSDNILFVINELKKTKPELDYKHLTLIGHSNGGDMAALFSNQHPNLVYKLITMDNRRMFLPRTSIPKIYTLRSNDYPADEGVLPSETEQKKYSMTVQTTSINHGHMDNKGSDEEKKILNDFVLKYLSEQSL
- a CDS encoding methyltransferase domain-containing protein — protein: MPWNPELYDQYKDVRYKPFYDLAALIKPESNIKAIDLGCGTGEQTSILTEKLTGSTFLGIDSSAEMLEESKKYENENLHFKLQTIEETAKSDQKWDLVFSNAALQWADDHEALFPKIIGLLSPGGQLAIQMPVQKENILNQILTEMADEEPYVSQLNHFNRDSPVLSMDDYAQILFDNGIQDIEIFQKVYPIIADDHEALYAFISGTALLPYLERLEGDQKEGFITEFKSRIAQRFTKYPAIYAFKRILMYGHKQ